Proteins found in one Promicromonospora sukumoe genomic segment:
- a CDS encoding dioxygenase family protein, with the protein MSEPTPGQTVGPFFGYALPYARGNELVEAGTPGAVRLHGTVYDGAGAPVPDAMIEVWQADPAGAVVGRSGSLLRDGTFTGWGRAETDREGGYWFRTLTPGATEPGRAPFFAVTVFARGLQDRLHTRAYVQAGSGPAGSSEPAGGSERGRTPEAAGASEPSGVGLPDGAGPGGGDPLAADLLTADPLTAEPLLASLEPGRRATLVTVREPDGSLRFDIRLQGGPEGEEETVFLTYDSAAHRAAPGHTPVATAGETPGHTPGGAAGDTPGDAAGGTDA; encoded by the coding sequence ATGAGTGAGCCGACACCGGGGCAGACCGTCGGACCGTTCTTCGGCTACGCCCTGCCCTACGCGCGCGGCAACGAGCTGGTCGAGGCGGGGACGCCCGGAGCGGTGCGCCTGCACGGGACCGTGTACGACGGCGCGGGCGCGCCCGTCCCCGACGCCATGATCGAGGTCTGGCAGGCAGACCCGGCGGGGGCCGTCGTCGGCAGGTCCGGCTCCCTCCTGCGCGACGGAACCTTCACCGGCTGGGGCCGCGCCGAGACGGACCGCGAGGGCGGTTACTGGTTCCGCACCCTGACGCCGGGCGCCACGGAACCGGGCCGGGCGCCGTTCTTCGCGGTGACGGTCTTCGCCCGCGGCCTCCAGGACCGCCTGCACACCCGCGCGTACGTGCAGGCAGGCTCTGGACCTGCGGGAAGCTCTGAACCCGCGGGAGGCTCTGAACGAGGGAGAACACCAGAAGCAGCGGGAGCCTCCGAACCGAGCGGTGTCGGTCTGCCGGACGGGGCTGGCCCCGGAGGCGGCGACCCGCTGGCCGCCGACCTACTGACCGCCGACCCACTGACCGCGGAGCCGCTGCTCGCCTCGCTGGAACCCGGCCGAAGAGCCACCCTGGTCACAGTGCGCGAACCCGACGGGTCGCTGCGGTTCGACATCCGTCTCCAGGGCGGCCCGGAGGGCGAGGAGGAGACCGTGTTCCTCACGTACGACTCGGCGGCACACCGCGCTGCGCCAGGTCACACACCAGTTGCCACAGCAGGTGAAACGCCAGGTCACACGCCAGGTGGCGCAGCAGGTGACACGCCAGGTGACGCGGCGGGCGGCACGGATGCCTGA
- a CDS encoding FAD-dependent monooxygenase yields MTESREDLLPAPRTPERTRVAIVGGGPAGLLLSHLLHGSGVEHVVLEARTREEIEHTHRAGILEAGAVQALVDAGLDRVLRDGSRHDGIVLRFDGADHRIDLTGLTGRSVWLYPQTDVFVDLANRRAADGADGSAGGGADGGVGSSGTDTGGRPDGEVRWGCAVTHVLDGDTDRPGVLWTDPDGDTHELRCDVLIGADGSHSTLRHTLPEAQRRTFVHEYPYAWFGVIVETPRSAPELVYTASEHGFALISQRTDTHQRLYFQCDPDEDPGRWSDDQIWAELQRRVAGPDGFRLVEGPVEERSVLRFRSSVVEPVRHGRMLLAGDAAHTVPPTGAKGLNLALADVVVLHDVLLTWLASAGSAGSAAGTSRGGRPGRRPDDTVLDEYGRRVAERVWRAQHFSAWMSGMLHSHPGETGFAARRRLAELRTLTASESGRRYLAEGYTGWGPVLGEKAP; encoded by the coding sequence GTGACCGAATCCCGGGAGGACTTGTTGCCCGCACCACGAACACCCGAACGGACCCGGGTCGCGATCGTCGGCGGCGGCCCCGCCGGGCTGCTGCTCTCGCACCTGCTGCACGGCTCCGGCGTCGAGCACGTGGTGCTGGAGGCGCGCACCCGCGAGGAGATCGAGCACACCCACCGCGCCGGAATCCTGGAGGCCGGCGCGGTGCAGGCCCTGGTCGACGCCGGCCTCGACCGCGTGCTGCGCGACGGCTCCCGGCACGACGGCATCGTCCTGCGGTTCGACGGCGCCGACCACCGCATCGACCTGACCGGCCTCACCGGGCGCAGCGTGTGGCTCTACCCGCAGACCGACGTGTTCGTCGACCTGGCGAACCGGCGCGCGGCGGACGGCGCTGACGGCAGCGCTGGCGGCGGCGCGGACGGCGGTGTTGGCAGCTCTGGCACCGACACCGGGGGCAGGCCGGACGGCGAGGTCCGCTGGGGCTGCGCCGTCACCCACGTGCTCGACGGCGACACCGACCGGCCCGGCGTGCTCTGGACCGACCCCGACGGCGACACCCACGAGCTGCGGTGCGACGTGCTGATCGGCGCCGACGGCTCGCACTCGACCCTGCGGCACACGCTGCCCGAGGCGCAGCGCCGCACCTTCGTGCACGAGTACCCCTACGCGTGGTTCGGCGTGATCGTCGAGACGCCGCGGAGCGCGCCCGAGCTCGTCTACACGGCGTCCGAGCACGGGTTCGCCCTGATCAGCCAGCGCACCGACACGCACCAGCGCCTCTACTTCCAGTGCGACCCCGACGAGGACCCCGGCCGCTGGAGCGACGACCAGATCTGGGCCGAGCTGCAGCGCCGCGTCGCCGGGCCCGACGGCTTCCGGCTCGTCGAGGGCCCCGTCGAGGAGCGGTCGGTACTGCGCTTCCGCTCGTCCGTCGTCGAACCCGTGCGGCACGGCCGCATGCTGCTCGCCGGCGACGCCGCGCACACCGTCCCGCCCACCGGCGCCAAGGGGCTGAACCTCGCGCTCGCCGACGTCGTCGTGCTGCACGACGTGCTGCTGACCTGGCTCGCGAGCGCAGGCAGTGCAGGCAGCGCAGCCGGGACATCGCGGGGCGGGCGCCCGGGCCGGCGTCCGGACGACACCGTGCTCGACGAGTACGGCCGCCGCGTCGCCGAACGCGTGTGGCGCGCGCAGCACTTCTCCGCGTGGATGAGCGGCATGCTGCACTCCCACCCCGGCGAGACGGGCTTCGCGGCCCGACGGCGCCTGGCGGAGCTGCGCACGCTCACCGCCTCGGAGTCCGGCCGCCGGTACCTCGCGGAGGGGTACACCGGCTGGGGCCCGGTGCTCGGGGAGAAGGCTCCGTGA
- a CDS encoding alpha/beta fold hydrolase — protein MTARPRLGAVEFALRDATRPLLVLGPSLGTSVSALWGEAAELLAGAVRPVEGAAADEGAPARGGVPAGFSVTGAAGATDAAGAIGAGVDAADAGAAQSEFDVIGWDLPGHGTAPTPTAAELDGLSIADLARAVLDVVERAQARRGDVGAPFWYAGVSVGGAVGQRLLLDAPDRVLGAALICTATRFGEPSGWAERADLVRRAGTPTQVEAAARRWFAPGFLDREPQVALRLLGSLQTADRFGYAAVCGAVGAHDLRGRLGSVAVPVVAVAGSTDPATPPAKLEEIADAVPGARLVVVDGAAHLAPAERPQAVADLVRDLVMGRVTA, from the coding sequence ATGACCGCGCGACCCCGGCTGGGCGCCGTCGAGTTCGCGCTGCGCGACGCCACCCGCCCGCTCCTGGTGCTGGGGCCGTCCCTGGGCACATCGGTATCGGCGCTGTGGGGCGAAGCCGCCGAGCTGCTGGCCGGTGCTGTCCGGCCCGTCGAAGGAGCCGCAGCGGATGAGGGGGCTCCGGCCCGTGGCGGTGTGCCTGCTGGGTTCTCGGTGACAGGAGCCGCTGGCGCTACCGACGCTGCTGGCGCTATCGGCGCTGGTGTTGATGCTGCCGACGCAGGCGCTGCCCAGAGTGAATTCGACGTGATCGGCTGGGACCTGCCCGGCCACGGCACCGCGCCGACGCCGACCGCGGCCGAGCTCGACGGGCTGAGCATCGCCGACCTCGCGCGTGCCGTCCTCGACGTCGTGGAGCGCGCGCAGGCTCGGCGCGGGGACGTCGGCGCGCCGTTCTGGTACGCCGGGGTCTCGGTGGGCGGCGCGGTCGGCCAGCGGTTGCTGCTCGATGCGCCCGACCGGGTGCTGGGCGCGGCGCTGATCTGCACGGCGACCAGGTTCGGGGAGCCGTCGGGCTGGGCCGAGCGCGCCGACCTGGTACGCCGGGCGGGGACCCCCACCCAGGTCGAGGCGGCGGCACGGCGCTGGTTCGCGCCCGGGTTCCTCGACCGCGAACCGCAGGTGGCCCTGCGCCTGCTCGGCAGCCTGCAGACCGCCGACCGGTTCGGTTACGCCGCCGTTTGTGGTGCCGTGGGCGCCCACGACCTGCGGGGCCGACTCGGCTCGGTCGCCGTGCCCGTCGTCGCGGTCGCGGGCAGCACGGACCCCGCCACCCCTCCCGCGAAACTGGAGGAGATCGCCGACGCCGTCCCCGGCGCACGGCTCGTGGTGGTCGACGGCGCAGCACATCTCGCACCCGCCGAGCGGCCGCAGGCCGTGGCCGACCTGGTGCGCGACCTCGTCATGGGAAGGGTGACAGCGTGA
- a CDS encoding ABC transporter permease: protein MLLVVGLPAVLLAAWWVLTASSTSYFNPPLRTIVGTFGETWFEGSAGQGFAGSRLVTDVVPSLLRLLAGYAVALVVGVVLGVAIGSSRALRAFAEPVLEFFRAIPPPVLVPILMLFLGIGTSMKIVVIATGCLWPILLNTVEGVRGLDPVLRDTARAYRLGRVATVRHLVLRGASPQIVTGARQALSIGIILMVISEMFAAKDGLGFSIVQFQRSFAIPEMWSGVILLGVVGVLLSLVFRAVTGAVLRWYLGYRQSQHGGA from the coding sequence GTGCTGCTAGTCGTCGGGCTGCCCGCCGTACTGCTCGCGGCGTGGTGGGTCCTGACCGCCTCCAGCACGTCGTACTTCAACCCGCCGCTGCGCACGATCGTCGGGACGTTCGGGGAGACGTGGTTCGAGGGCTCTGCTGGTCAGGGCTTCGCCGGGAGCCGCCTTGTGACCGACGTCGTGCCGAGCCTGCTGCGGCTGCTGGCCGGGTACGCCGTCGCGCTCGTCGTCGGCGTCGTGCTCGGAGTCGCGATCGGCTCCTCCCGCGCGCTGCGCGCGTTCGCGGAGCCCGTGCTGGAGTTCTTCCGCGCGATCCCGCCGCCCGTGCTCGTGCCGATCCTCATGCTGTTCCTCGGGATCGGGACCTCGATGAAGATCGTCGTGATCGCGACCGGCTGCCTCTGGCCGATCCTGCTGAACACTGTCGAGGGCGTGCGCGGCCTCGACCCCGTGCTGCGCGACACCGCGCGGGCCTACCGGCTGGGCCGCGTCGCGACGGTGCGGCACCTCGTGCTGCGGGGCGCGAGCCCGCAGATCGTGACCGGCGCCCGGCAGGCGCTGTCGATCGGGATCATCCTGATGGTGATCAGCGAGATGTTCGCGGCGAAGGACGGCCTCGGCTTCTCGATCGTGCAGTTCCAGCGCAGCTTCGCCATCCCGGAGATGTGGAGCGGGGTCATCCTGCTCGGCGTCGTCGGCGTGCTGCTGTCCCTCGTCTTCCGGGCCGTGACCGGCGCGGTCCTGCGCTGGTACCTCGGGTACCGGCAGTCCCAGCACGGAGGTGCGTGA
- a CDS encoding ferredoxin reductase, translating into MTEARRSATTPEASEATGVVELTGATGAAEPQGARLGERYAVPSGWQVATLVGRRTESPSAETLVLDVAAWPGHQAGQHLDLRLTAPDGYTAERSYSIASGPTPSGAGRVEVTVQRVRDGEVSPYLVDDFPVGSAIEVRGPIGGWFVWDPARHAGTPVLLLAGGSGLVPVMSMVRARRAAGDRTPFRLIYSVRTPDDRLYTDELDALAARGDGFEASTIYTRAVSLTALRGPRRLTSSEVASWGWPPELEPRVYVCGPTGFVEAVARMLVAQGHDPARVRTERFGPAGD; encoded by the coding sequence GTGACTGAGGCACGTCGATCGGCCACCACGCCAGAGGCCTCTGAGGCGACGGGGGTCGTCGAGCTGACCGGGGCGACCGGCGCAGCGGAGCCGCAGGGCGCGCGGCTCGGCGAGCGTTACGCCGTCCCGTCGGGTTGGCAGGTCGCCACGCTCGTCGGACGGCGCACCGAGAGCCCTTCGGCCGAGACCCTCGTGCTCGACGTCGCGGCGTGGCCGGGGCACCAGGCCGGGCAGCACCTCGACCTGCGCCTGACGGCCCCCGACGGTTACACCGCCGAGCGGTCCTACTCGATCGCGAGCGGCCCGACGCCGTCGGGCGCCGGCCGCGTCGAGGTCACGGTCCAGCGCGTCCGGGACGGCGAGGTGTCGCCCTACCTCGTCGACGACTTCCCGGTCGGATCGGCGATCGAGGTACGGGGGCCGATCGGCGGCTGGTTCGTCTGGGACCCGGCGCGGCACGCGGGCACGCCCGTGCTGCTCCTGGCCGGCGGCTCGGGTCTGGTCCCGGTGATGTCGATGGTCCGCGCCCGCCGCGCCGCCGGGGACCGCACGCCGTTCCGCCTGATCTACTCCGTGCGCACGCCGGACGACCGGCTCTACACCGACGAGCTGGACGCGCTCGCAGCCCGCGGCGACGGCTTCGAGGCCAGCACGATCTACACCCGCGCGGTCTCGCTGACGGCGCTGCGCGGCCCGCGCCGGCTGACGTCGTCCGAGGTCGCCTCGTGGGGCTGGCCGCCCGAGCTGGAACCGCGGGTGTACGTGTGCGGCCCGACGGGGTTCGTCGAGGCGGTCGCACGCATGCTCGTCGCCCAGGGGCACGACCCGGCCCGCGTCCGGACGGAGCGATTCGGCCCCGCCGGGGACTGA
- a CDS encoding lyase family protein gives MPDVGLLTPGADLAPGSPTAVTDDVAVLRAMLRAEAAWVRVVVRHRAAGPGSAPNPAPDPDVDPDSDADTDPGATAAEIDAVEIDAVVERLAGADDDALALATRLAHAGAAGGNPVIPLVAALREAVGPRLAPVVHAGLTSQDVLDTALVLVLRDAADGAVADLDRAAEAAARLATEHRDRPALARTLAQAAVPTTLGARFAGWLQGILAARAFLAAVSDALPLSYGGAAGELSGVLEVSDMAGLSGATQPSGGAGQSEGAGPLEGSRQSEGAGRSERAEQSGGAIRPEDVGWAERSGPSESARLSEEAGVSGSADGSRSADGAVSADGHGSARPAFDLVEAWGAELGLPVGPAPWHVTRTPVVRVSSALAETCVTLGKVANDVLQAVRPGVDELREPAAPGRGTSSAMAHKRNPVLSVLVRRSAIAAPHLAAQLLTAAALAVDERSDGAWHAEWPALQQLARHAVGSAHAAAELLEGLEVDAEAVARNLHEGLPDAGPVPDVGPALDVGAASDAEPAHDVGAASAVVDRVLRQYAEQTRQDA, from the coding sequence ATGCCTGACGTCGGCCTCCTGACGCCCGGCGCCGACCTCGCTCCGGGTTCTCCGACAGCCGTCACCGACGACGTGGCGGTGCTGCGGGCCATGCTCCGTGCCGAGGCGGCCTGGGTCCGGGTCGTCGTCCGGCATCGCGCTGCGGGTCCCGGCTCCGCCCCGAACCCGGCCCCGGACCCGGACGTGGACCCGGACTCGGATGCGGACACAGACCCGGGTGCGACTGCTGCCGAGATCGACGCCGTCGAGATCGACGCCGTCGTCGAACGCCTCGCCGGCGCGGACGACGACGCGCTGGCCCTCGCCACCCGGCTCGCCCACGCCGGCGCGGCCGGCGGGAACCCGGTGATCCCGCTGGTGGCCGCCCTCCGGGAGGCCGTGGGGCCGCGCCTCGCGCCGGTCGTGCACGCGGGCCTCACCTCGCAGGACGTGCTCGACACCGCGCTGGTCCTCGTGCTGCGCGACGCCGCGGACGGCGCCGTCGCCGATCTGGACCGCGCCGCTGAGGCGGCGGCCCGGCTGGCGACCGAGCATCGCGACCGACCCGCCCTCGCCCGCACGCTCGCGCAGGCGGCCGTGCCCACCACGCTCGGTGCCCGGTTCGCCGGATGGTTGCAGGGCATCCTCGCCGCGCGCGCGTTCCTGGCCGCGGTGTCCGACGCGCTCCCGCTCTCCTACGGCGGCGCGGCCGGCGAGCTGTCCGGTGTGCTTGAGGTGTCCGATATGGCTGGGCTGAGTGGCGCGACTCAGCCATCCGGTGGCGCCGGGCAGTCTGAGGGTGCCGGGCCGCTTGAGGGGTCTAGGCAGTCTGAGGGCGCTGGGCGGTCTGAGAGGGCCGAGCAGTCCGGGGGTGCTATACGCCCTGAGGATGTCGGGTGGGCCGAGAGGTCGGGGCCGTCTGAAAGTGCTCGGCTGTCCGAGGAAGCCGGGGTGAGCGGATCCGCCGACGGGTCAAGGTCCGCCGACGGCGCCGTGTCCGCCGACGGTCACGGCTCCGCGCGTCCCGCGTTCGACCTCGTCGAGGCCTGGGGCGCCGAGCTCGGGCTGCCGGTCGGACCGGCGCCGTGGCACGTCACGCGGACTCCCGTCGTCCGGGTTTCCTCGGCGCTCGCCGAGACCTGCGTGACGCTCGGCAAGGTCGCCAACGACGTGCTGCAGGCGGTCCGGCCGGGTGTCGACGAGCTGCGTGAGCCGGCCGCGCCGGGACGCGGGACGTCGTCGGCCATGGCGCACAAGCGCAACCCGGTGCTGTCGGTGCTGGTGCGGCGCTCGGCGATCGCCGCGCCGCACCTGGCGGCGCAGTTGCTCACGGCGGCGGCGCTCGCGGTCGACGAGCGGTCCGACGGCGCGTGGCACGCCGAGTGGCCCGCCCTGCAGCAGCTCGCCCGGCACGCGGTCGGGTCGGCCCACGCGGCGGCGGAGCTCCTGGAGGGTCTGGAGGTCGACGCCGAAGCCGTGGCCCGGAACCTGCATGAGGGCCTGCCCGACGCTGGACCGGTGCCCGACGTCGGACCTGCGCTCGACGTCGGGGCGGCGTCCGACGCCGAACCAGCACATGACGTCGGGGCGGCGTCCGCCGTCGTCGACCGGGTGCTGCGCCAGTACGCCGAACAGACGAGGCAGGACGCATGA
- the pcaC gene encoding 4-carboxymuconolactone decarboxylase codes for MSRRPERGDDVRRHDGAAVRRQVLGDRHVDSAIVGTTSFTADFQDLITRYAWGEIWTRPGLDRRSRSMITLTALVAGGHWDELAMHVRAAVRNGLSVDEIKEVLLQTAIYCSVPSANRAFKIAQDTLHEEGLA; via the coding sequence CTGAGCCGCAGGCCCGAGCGCGGGGACGACGTGCGCCGGCACGACGGCGCCGCCGTCCGCCGCCAGGTGCTGGGGGACAGGCACGTGGACAGCGCGATCGTGGGCACGACGTCGTTCACCGCCGACTTCCAGGACCTCATCACGCGCTATGCGTGGGGCGAGATCTGGACGCGCCCCGGCCTCGACCGGCGAAGCCGCTCGATGATCACGCTGACCGCACTCGTCGCGGGCGGGCACTGGGACGAGCTCGCGATGCACGTCCGGGCCGCCGTCCGCAACGGGCTGAGCGTCGACGAGATCAAGGAGGTGCTGCTCCAGACGGCGATCTACTGCTCGGTGCCGAGCGCCAACCGCGCGTTCAAGATCGCCCAGGACACGCTGCACGAGGAGGGGCTCGCCTAA
- a CDS encoding IclR family transcriptional regulator domain-containing protein, with the protein MREEPVPGRPGEADEPGVPDDGARSPAFVQSLERGLAVIRAFDGDRRSLTLSDVARETGLSRASARRFLHTLVELGYVATDGREFTLRPALLELGYAYLSSLTLPDLATPHLEKLSEQVGESSSVAVLDGADIVYVARVATRRIMSASIRVGTRFPAYATSMGRAILAHAEPAALDAYLVTAAPSGTLPPLTPRTITDPGELRAALAEVREQGWALVDQELEDGLRSVAAPLHDGTGHVVAAVNVSAPVRRGEVPELLRHLLPPLLKAAAAIEADLARMR; encoded by the coding sequence ATGCGTGAGGAGCCCGTGCCAGGTCGGCCCGGCGAGGCCGACGAGCCCGGCGTGCCCGACGACGGCGCCCGCTCGCCCGCGTTCGTGCAGTCGCTCGAACGAGGCCTCGCGGTGATCCGGGCGTTCGACGGCGACCGGCGCTCCCTCACCCTGAGCGACGTCGCCCGGGAGACGGGGCTGAGCCGGGCGTCGGCGCGGCGGTTCCTGCACACGCTCGTCGAGCTCGGGTACGTGGCGACCGACGGTCGCGAGTTCACGTTGCGGCCCGCCCTCCTGGAGCTCGGGTACGCATACCTCTCCAGCCTGACCCTGCCCGACCTCGCGACTCCGCACCTCGAGAAGCTCTCCGAGCAGGTCGGCGAGTCGTCGTCCGTGGCGGTGCTCGACGGCGCGGACATCGTCTACGTGGCCCGGGTCGCGACCCGGCGCATCATGAGCGCGTCGATCCGGGTCGGCACCCGGTTCCCGGCGTACGCGACGTCGATGGGCCGTGCGATCCTCGCCCACGCCGAGCCCGCCGCGCTCGACGCCTACCTGGTCACGGCCGCGCCGTCGGGCACGCTGCCGCCGCTGACCCCGCGGACCATCACCGACCCCGGGGAGCTGCGGGCCGCGCTCGCCGAGGTGCGCGAGCAGGGCTGGGCGCTCGTGGACCAGGAGCTCGAGGACGGGCTCCGGTCGGTCGCGGCGCCCCTGCACGACGGGACGGGCCACGTCGTCGCGGCGGTCAACGTCTCGGCGCCCGTCCGGCGCGGCGAGGTCCCGGAGCTGCTGCGGCACCTGCTGCCGCCGCTGCTCAAGGCGGCCGCCGCGATCGAGGCCGACCTGGCGCGGATGCGTTAG
- a CDS encoding sulfite oxidase-like oxidoreductase, with product MTSTTPPAAGGPDPVGLDHGLGATLTPGFQGRARPEGVTLPPGQYEEQGFPVLSAGPTPNIDSSRWSFTVTDESGAAKTWTWADLMALPQDKPTVDIHCVTRWSKFGTRWRGVSLDVLLADVQSTADFAMVGSYGGYTTNLPVADLLGGKAWIAHTYDGKPLHPEHGGPARLLVPHLYFWKSAKWVRSLTLMPTDRPGFWEKLGYHDLGDPWREQRYQGD from the coding sequence ATGACCAGCACGACCCCGCCCGCAGCGGGCGGCCCCGACCCCGTCGGACTCGACCACGGCCTCGGCGCCACACTCACCCCGGGCTTCCAGGGACGGGCTCGGCCCGAGGGCGTGACCCTCCCTCCCGGCCAGTACGAGGAGCAGGGCTTCCCGGTTCTCTCGGCCGGCCCGACGCCGAACATCGACAGCTCGCGGTGGAGCTTCACCGTCACCGACGAGTCCGGCGCTGCGAAGACCTGGACGTGGGCGGACCTGATGGCGCTCCCGCAGGACAAGCCGACCGTCGACATCCACTGCGTCACGCGCTGGTCCAAGTTCGGTACGCGGTGGCGCGGCGTCTCCCTCGACGTGCTGCTCGCCGACGTCCAGTCCACCGCCGACTTCGCGATGGTCGGCTCGTACGGCGGGTACACGACCAACCTCCCGGTCGCCGACCTGCTGGGCGGCAAGGCGTGGATCGCGCACACGTACGACGGCAAGCCGCTGCATCCCGAGCACGGCGGCCCTGCCCGGCTGCTCGTGCCGCACCTGTACTTCTGGAAGTCGGCCAAGTGGGTACGCTCGCTCACCCTCATGCCGACGGACCGGCCCGGCTTCTGGGAGAAGCTCGGCTACCACGACCTCGGCGACCCGTGGCGCGAGCAGAGGTACCAGGGTGACTGA
- a CDS encoding ABC transporter ATP-binding protein, whose amino-acid sequence MSRAAGSAGSVSPGGPVPDVVDPAAVDPAVDHTGGARLDVRGLRKVYGGIARGGVARGSSGAGSRGGAPVEAVADLTFEVRPGELVCVVGPSGAGKTTLLRCLAGLLPPTSGQVLLGDTPVTGPPAGMAVVLQEYGRSLFPWLTVARNVELPLREKGVAKRRRAELVEETLAAVGLADVADAYPWQLSGGMQQRVAIARAVAYEPQVLLMDEPFAAVDAQTRFELEDLVRALWRRLGITVVFVTHDIDEAIYLGERVLVLSARPTVLLEDVAVGLGPDRDQLGTRGAPEFARLRTHVYELVQQAKQGARTLDAARLTSATGGPDA is encoded by the coding sequence ATGAGCAGAGCAGCAGGTTCAGCCGGTTCGGTGAGCCCGGGCGGTCCGGTGCCCGACGTCGTCGACCCCGCCGCCGTCGACCCGGCCGTCGATCACACCGGCGGGGCGCGGCTCGACGTGCGCGGCCTGCGCAAGGTGTACGGAGGCATCGCGCGGGGCGGCGTCGCGCGGGGCAGCAGCGGCGCCGGCAGCAGAGGCGGCGCGCCCGTCGAGGCCGTCGCCGACCTCACGTTCGAGGTCCGCCCGGGCGAGCTGGTCTGCGTCGTCGGACCCTCGGGCGCCGGCAAGACGACGCTGCTGCGCTGCCTGGCCGGCCTCCTGCCCCCGACGTCGGGCCAGGTGCTGCTCGGGGACACGCCGGTCACGGGGCCGCCCGCAGGCATGGCGGTGGTGCTCCAGGAGTACGGGCGGTCGCTGTTCCCGTGGCTGACCGTCGCCCGCAACGTGGAGCTGCCGCTGCGGGAGAAGGGCGTGGCGAAGCGGCGTCGGGCCGAGCTCGTGGAGGAGACGCTCGCGGCGGTCGGCCTGGCCGACGTCGCGGACGCCTACCCCTGGCAGCTCTCCGGCGGCATGCAGCAGCGGGTCGCGATCGCACGCGCCGTCGCCTACGAGCCGCAGGTGCTGCTCATGGACGAGCCGTTCGCCGCCGTCGACGCGCAGACCCGGTTCGAGCTGGAGGACCTGGTGCGCGCGCTGTGGCGGCGCCTCGGCATCACGGTCGTCTTCGTGACGCACGACATCGACGAGGCGATCTACCTCGGCGAACGGGTGCTCGTCCTGTCGGCGCGGCCCACGGTGCTGCTGGAGGACGTCGCCGTCGGCCTCGGGCCGGACCGCGACCAGCTCGGCACCCGCGGCGCGCCGGAGTTCGCCCGCCTGCGCACCCACGTGTACGAGCTGGTCCAGCAGGCGAAGCAGGGGGCGCGCACGCTCGACGCGGCGCGGCTCACCTCGGCGACGGGGGGACCGGATGCGTGA
- the pcaH gene encoding protocatechuate 3,4-dioxygenase subunit beta: MTEPHRALAKSGPDAAVDTQAQLSAEIEAAHRAYDEGLAQGAPREHGPRRDWPPYRSSLLRHPTKDLHHADPETIELFAPVFGERDIGALEADLTVQHGGEPIGERIVVRGRVVDGQGRPVRRQLVEVWQANAAGRYVHKRDQHPAPVDPNFTGVGRMLTDDDGWYQFQTIKPGPYPWKNHFNAWRPAHIHFSLFGTELTQRVVTQMYFPGDPLFALDPIYQSIQDPRARELLIATYDHDVSEHEWATGYRWDIVLSGSHRTWTEPEDGDE; the protein is encoded by the coding sequence ATGACCGAACCACACAGGGCACTCGCCAAGTCCGGGCCCGACGCCGCCGTCGACACCCAGGCGCAGCTCAGCGCCGAGATCGAGGCCGCGCACCGGGCGTACGACGAGGGCCTGGCGCAGGGCGCGCCGCGGGAGCACGGCCCGCGCCGGGACTGGCCGCCGTACCGCAGCTCGCTCCTGCGGCACCCGACCAAGGACCTGCACCACGCGGACCCGGAGACCATCGAGCTGTTCGCGCCCGTCTTCGGCGAGCGGGACATCGGCGCGCTGGAGGCCGACCTGACGGTGCAGCACGGTGGCGAGCCGATCGGTGAGCGGATCGTGGTGCGCGGCCGCGTCGTCGACGGCCAGGGGCGGCCCGTGCGACGTCAGCTCGTCGAGGTCTGGCAGGCCAACGCGGCGGGCCGCTACGTCCACAAGCGTGACCAGCACCCGGCGCCGGTCGACCCGAACTTCACCGGCGTCGGCCGCATGCTCACCGACGACGACGGCTGGTACCAGTTCCAGACCATCAAGCCCGGTCCCTACCCCTGGAAGAACCACTTCAACGCGTGGCGCCCGGCGCACATCCACTTCTCCCTGTTCGGGACCGAGCTCACCCAGCGCGTCGTCACACAGATGTACTTCCCCGGCGACCCGCTGTTCGCCCTCGACCCGATCTACCAGTCCATCCAGGACCCTCGGGCCCGCGAGCTGCTGATCGCGACCTACGACCACGACGTCTCGGAGCACGAGTGGGCGACCGGGTACCGGTGGGACATCGTGCTGTCGGGATCGCACCGCACCTGGACCGAGCCGGAGGACGGCGATGAGTGA